From Pseudomonas alcaligenes, a single genomic window includes:
- a CDS encoding peptidylprolyl isomerase produces the protein MPRASARHILVSSEAKCNELKASIEAGADFAQVAKDNSSCPSSRDGGNLGTFGPGQMVKEFDTVVFSAPVGVVQGPVKTQFGYHLVEVTSRQD, from the coding sequence ATGCCTCGCGCCTCTGCCCGCCACATCCTGGTTTCCAGCGAAGCCAAGTGCAACGAACTGAAAGCCTCCATCGAAGCCGGTGCCGACTTCGCCCAGGTCGCCAAGGACAACTCCAGCTGCCCGTCCAGCCGCGACGGCGGCAACCTCGGCACCTTCGGCCCGGGGCAGATGGTCAAGGAATTCGACACCGTGGTGTTCAGCGCCCCGGTCGGCGTAGTGCAAGGCCCGGTGAAGACCCAGTTCGGCTACCACCTGGTGGAAGTCACCAGCCGCCAGGACTGA
- a CDS encoding NAD(P)H-dependent oxidoreductase — protein sequence MQKILLLNGGKQFAHSDGRYNATLHETALAHLDRSGFDVKETFIDGGYDIAEEVQKFLWADVIIYQMPGWWMGAPWTVKKYIDEVFTAGHGSLYANDGRTRSDASQKYGSGGLIQGKQYMLSLTWNAPQQAFDDPTDFFEAKGVDAVYFPFHKANQFLGMTALPTFLCVDVMKRPAIEADVERYRQHLSSVLRNPA from the coding sequence ATGCAAAAGATTCTGCTGCTCAACGGCGGTAAACAGTTCGCCCATTCCGACGGTCGCTACAACGCCACCCTGCACGAAACCGCCCTCGCCCACCTCGACCGCAGCGGCTTCGACGTGAAGGAAACCTTCATCGATGGCGGCTACGACATCGCCGAAGAAGTGCAGAAATTCCTCTGGGCCGACGTGATCATCTATCAGATGCCCGGCTGGTGGATGGGCGCGCCCTGGACGGTGAAGAAGTACATCGACGAAGTGTTCACCGCCGGTCACGGCAGCCTCTATGCCAACGACGGCCGCACTCGCTCCGACGCCTCGCAGAAGTACGGCAGCGGTGGCCTGATCCAGGGCAAGCAGTACATGCTGTCGCTGACCTGGAACGCCCCGCAGCAGGCCTTCGACGACCCCACCGACTTCTTCGAGGCCAAGGGCGTGGACGCGGTGTACTTCCCCTTCCACAAGGCCAACCAGTTCCTCGGCATGACTGCCCTGCCGACCTTCCTCTGCGTGGACGTGATGAAGCGCCCGGCCATCGAGGCCGACGTCGAGCGCTATCGCCAACACCTGAGCAGCGTGCTGCGCAACCCGGCGTAA
- a CDS encoding putative quinol monooxygenase, whose product MTSPYGFILHAHTRPEQAEAFAALFSAYVEPSRAEAGCIEYHMLRDAQDPSLFIFFEVWASKEHLAVHSALPHMQRFHEQRMDYLRRDFEIREIEMLSASSAARPEVAVAGR is encoded by the coding sequence ATGACCAGCCCCTACGGATTCATCCTGCATGCCCACACCCGGCCGGAACAGGCCGAGGCCTTTGCGGCCTTGTTCAGCGCTTATGTCGAGCCCAGTCGCGCGGAGGCGGGCTGCATCGAGTACCACATGCTGCGCGATGCGCAGGATCCGAGCCTGTTCATCTTTTTCGAGGTGTGGGCCTCGAAGGAGCACCTGGCCGTGCACAGCGCGCTGCCGCACATGCAGCGCTTTCACGAGCAGCGCATGGACTACCTGCGCCGCGACTTCGAGATCCGCGAGATTGAGATGCTCAGTGCATCCTCTGCGGCCCGGCCCGAGGTCGCCGTGGCCGGGCGTTGA